The Flammeovirga yaeyamensis genome segment AGGCCTATGGTGACTTCCAACCACAAGCGGTAATCAAGATTCCAAAAGAAGTGTTCAATATTGAAGATAAAGTAGATCAAGAAGAAATTCTTAAAGTGGGTAACGTACTTCCAATGGTAGGTCCAGACGAGATGCCGATGGAAGGTGAAGTGAAAGAAGTACACGCTGATCATGTAGTGATGGACTTCAACCACCCATTAGCGGGTAAAAACTTATTCTTCACAGGAGAAATTCTTGATATTAGAGAAGCAACTGAGGAAGAATTAGCAGAAGCGAAACAAGCGGAAGCAAATATGAATGATCTTGGTGGATTAGATTTATCAGATTTACCTCAATAAGATCTTAATAAAGCATATATATAAGCTTCCTAACGAACTAAAAATCGATAGGAAGCTTTGTAAGTTTATATAGAGTAGAAATAATTAAATCACTTTAACATGAAAGTTGAAGAAGGATTGGTCGTTGCATTGACCTATAAATTATACGAAAAAGATGCCAACGGAAAGTTCATTGAAGAAGCAACAGCGGATGAACCTTTCTTGTTCTACGTGGGTTCTGGCGGAGTGCTGCCAAAATTCGAAGAGGCTTTAATTGGCAAAGAAGAAGGGGATAGCTTCAAATTAGCTTTGGGCTATTTGGATGCTTACGGAGAAATTATCGAGCAATATCAAAATGTAAAAGTCGATAAGGCGGCTTTTGGTTTTGTCGATAAGGAAGAAGAGGAAGCGTTCCTTCAGGTGGGTCATATTCTTTCTGTTGCCGATCAGGATGGTGATGTTTACGATGGTAAAATCATCCAATTGAATAAGAAAGATGTGGTGATGGACATGAACCACGAATTGGCAGGGATGGACTTATTCTTTGATGGAAAAATTATTGAAGTAAGAAAGCCTACCAAAGAAGAAAGTGATTTCGATGGTGAAGGTGTTGAAATCATGCCCTCATAATACCTATGGACGGAAAGAAAAGAAGCAATATCAAAATAGGCGGTCATGTGATGATCGTCCTAAAAGAAGATCAACGCACAGGCGATCTTACCGAGGGTTTTGTAGAGAGAATTCTTACAAAATCGTCGACTCACCCTCATGGAATTAAAGTAAAATTAGAGACCGGAGAAGTAGGGAGAGTAAAACAAATTTTAGAGGACGGAGAATTTTAGTATCCGTTACAATAAGGGATTAGGGTGAAAAGATCGATGGCACTCCAAATCCTTTCACATTTAATTCGTTATCAATGAAATTTGAAAAATATCGTATCTCTGAGAGTCTAAAGAAAAGTTTAGCAGAAAAGGGATTCAAAAGGCCAACTGATATACAGTTTAAATCTATCCCACCTATCCTAAGAGGTGAGGATGTGTTGGCTATTGCACAAACAGGTACCGGTAAAACGGCCGCATTTGCTATTCCAGTGATGGAAAAGTTGATGATCAAACCTGTGAGAGGTAAAAGAAAGAAAACCATCCGTAGTTTA includes the following:
- a CDS encoding FKBP-type peptidyl-prolyl cis-trans isomerase; translation: MKVEEGLVVALTYKLYEKDANGKFIEEATADEPFLFYVGSGGVLPKFEEALIGKEEGDSFKLALGYLDAYGEIIEQYQNVKVDKAAFGFVDKEEEEAFLQVGHILSVADQDGDVYDGKIIQLNKKDVVMDMNHELAGMDLFFDGKIIEVRKPTKEESDFDGEGVEIMPS
- a CDS encoding FKBP-type peptidyl-prolyl cis-trans isomerase; translation: MKAIKDSVVKIAYNLYDENAEGTLLQEVKSDDAFEFLFGYKDVLPHFEEALKDQEKGFTFEFGINKDEAYGDFQPQAVIKIPKEVFNIEDKVDQEEILKVGNVLPMVGPDEMPMEGEVKEVHADHVVMDFNHPLAGKNLFFTGEILDIREATEEELAEAKQAEANMNDLGGLDLSDLPQ
- a CDS encoding YwbE family protein, whose amino-acid sequence is MDGKKRSNIKIGGHVMIVLKEDQRTGDLTEGFVERILTKSSTHPHGIKVKLETGEVGRVKQILEDGEF